The sequence TCCTTTCCCATAATCTGAGCCCGCAGGGGGTTAATTCGTCCAAAATCGTGCTACCAGACTTGACCGGCTTTTTTGTCGTGGACATCCACACGATCATTCGCTGCGAAAGCGAAAGGAACTATACCCGGTTCTATTTCACCGACCAAAACACGACCCTTGTCACCCGAACGCTCAAGGAATATGACGACTTGCTGACACCGAATGGCTTCTTGCGCATTCACCAAAGCCACCTTGTGAATCTGGCCTTTGTAAAACGGTATATCCGCGGCAAGGGCGGCGAGGTTGAAATGAGCGACAAGGCGGTTTTGCCCCTTTCCCGGCACAAAAAGGATGAATTTTTGAAGCATTTCCACGTCGAGTAAGACGACTCCTGAGATTCCCGATTGATAGGTCAGACGGACCATCTGTCATCCAAACCATGTACTTGGGTAAGTGGCACTAACCACCCCTGAACTTTGATCCCATCTTTGACGGTAATACGCTGCGAAAGCGTCTGAACAATTTTTGTTTTTGATTACCAATGAAAAGATGAAAACAATGGCTTCCCGTACTAACAGAAAATTCTTGCTTGCTTGGTTCTTCCTCTTGGTTGGCCTCACCGGTCGGATGTTGGGGCAAGCCCCATGTGCCTCCGAAGCGACGCCGGACCAAATCCGCTACATGACCCAGACGCGTGAGGCGCGCCAAAATTTTGATGTCGCCACCCTGCGAGGAGCAGTCAAATGGGTGCCGATCACATTCCACAACGTCACCCGTACCAACGGAACGGGGGGACTCAACACAACGGTGATTCCGACAATTATCAGCGACCTTAACCGCTCCTTCGGCCCCGCCAACATTCAATTTTTCCAATGCGGACCGATTGAAACGATCAACAACGACACATATTTCGACTTGACCGTTGGCCGTTCGGGGGATCCCTATCCAGCAGAAGACGCCGTGATTTGCGGTGCGCATGACGTGCCCAATACGCTCAACATGTACTTTTTCAATTCGTTTTACTCGACGTATTGGGGTCCTGGCGTGCGCGGATTGGCCTATTTCCCGGGCGGACCTGAGCGGGTTCTGATTGAGACAGCGTATGCAACCAATGGTTCGCGCACAATCGAGCACGAAGTCGGCCACTTCTTTTCCCTTTACCATACGCACCAAAATACAGGCCATTCCACCCTCGGTGAATGCGCCAACGGCTCCAACTGCGCCATCGCAGGCGATGAGGTTTGTGATACTCCTGCCGAACCCACCTTGGGACTGCCATCCAATACATCGGGTTGTACCTACATCGGCTCCGCGCTCGACCCATGTGGACAGCCTTATGTACCCAATATGTACAACTACATGAATTACACAAGTGGCTGCGGCAGCATGTTTTCTGCCGGTCAATACAACCGCATGGCTTGGAGCGCAATGTACGAACGCGCCAATCTCGCTTGTGCTGCAGGCACCAATGCACCTTGCACCTCCATTGTCACGACCTTCCCTTACACCCAAGGATTCGAGTCTGGCAACCTGGGCGATTGGACCAACGCCACCAACGACAACTTTGATTGGTCAGTCGTCACTGCTGCACCACATGCCCCTACCACCGGACCTACCGCTGCAGCCGTAGGGACCAAATTTGCCTACATCGAAGCCAATGGCAATACTTCCCACAAGATTGCAAGTTTGGACATGCCATGTTTTGACCTCACCTATATCAGCAATCCACGTGTGGAATTCCGTTATCACATGGTGGGTACAGGCACGGGAACACTCAAACTCGAAGGCTCAAGCAACGGCGGTGCATCTTGGACCACACTATTTTTCAAAGAGGGTGCCCAAGCAAGCGGATGGCAGACGCAAGTGGTGGACCTGAGTGCCTACGCCTCCCAAACCACTTTCAAATTCCGCATTTCGGCTACAACAACGGCCAACAACCTGGGCGATATTGCGATTGACAATTTCCGGGTTTATTCGCAGCCATGTGCTTTTACGCCCACGATCTCCCATGTTGATTTGACTTGCAGCTATTTGCCGACCGGATCAGCCTCGATTTCCGGCGCGCCCGGCGGGTCGACCTACAATTGGGCCAAAGGAGATTATCCAACGGTGAGCATCGGCACGACAGCCTCAATCTCCAACTTGCAGCCTGGAGCCTACCAAGTGACCGTGACGAGCAGCGGCTGCAGCAGTGTCCATGGCACGTATATCGAGGAAAATGTTTTCCGGATTCTCGCGACACAAACGCATCCGACCTTGACGACATCGGGATCGCTCAATATTCAATGGCAAGGTGGCGTATTGCCTTATTCGTCCTTGTCTTGGACAGGCCCTGTGAGCGGGAGCTTGGGCAGCATCACGGGCAATAGCTACAACCTGACGGGCTTGCCCGCAGGCATCTACAGCATCCAAATGACCGATGCCATCGGCTGCGTCAATGGCACTTCCGAGTCGCTCGTCGGGATTACGCCAGCCTGTCCTTGTGCGGGTTCCATTGGCGTTGGCACCTTTGAAGGCTTCGAATCCGGACTCGGAAATTGGACGAATTGCGCAGGTTTTGACGCCTACGATTGGGCGATCGGAACGGGTGACATGAGCCCGACAGGTACCACCGGGCCAACCACATCGACCGCCCCCAATGCACCCAATGGCGCTTACGCTGGCAATCAATATGCCTATGCCGTTTCCAATGATTTTGATCCGTTGTACTTTGCCGAATCCGTTTTCTCCAGCCCCTGTCTCGATTTCACCGGGGTTGCCCACCCTGCAATGCGGTTTTACTATCACAATTACCACTCCTCCGGCACTGTTGATCCTTTGCGTGTAACGCTCTACAATCAAGTGACTGGCAGTCTGGAAATGCTTTGGGAAAGTGATGTAACTTCCTCAGACGCCTGGCGCGAGGTCGTGGTCGATTTGACTTCAGCGGGCAATACCAATGGCATCTACGAAATTGTGTTTTCAACCTATCCATTGGGTGCCACAACCAATGATGTCGCCATCGACAATTTCGAATTGTTTGACGGTGGTGCAGGTGGATTCGTCTCCAGTGTGACAACGACTCCTGCAAGTTGTGGCAATACGGCCACCGCGAGCGTCAATGCATCCTGCTCTGGCGCAATAACTTATGCCTGGAGCCATGGCCCGACAACCGCAGCGGTCACCGGCTTGGCAGGCAATACTGAATATTATGTTACCGTTACCTGTGCCGGAGCTCCTTGCGCCCGTGTACACAAGGTCAAGACTTCCGTCAACGACATGATACCCTCTACCAACATTACGCATGTCGTGGCATCTGGACAGACCAATGGCGCGGTGGACCTATTCGTTACGGGTGGAAAAACTCCCTATACCTACAACTGGACCGGTCCGAGTGGCTTTACAGCAACCACTCAGGACATTTCCAACCGGGGTGCGGGCACCTACAACGTCACGGTAACCGACGCCTTGGGCTGTACCAAAACCGCCATTGCGCTCATCTATGATGGAGGATGCCCCAATCTCGTGAATGCGAATGGCTATGATGAATCTTGGGAGGCAGACTTTGGTAAATGGAACAATATCACGGGTGAAGCAACCTCGCATTTTGATTGGACGCGGAAATCAGGTGCCTCCAATGGTACCTCCTCAGGACCAGCAACGGCCAATCATGGTAGCTTTTACCTCTATACCAACTCCAATGCAACACCCTCGGGAGCCACTGCGCATTTGATCAGCCACTGCATCGACCTGACGCATGCGACCACCGCCACATTTACATTTGACTGGCATGCCTACAAAACCACATCCAATGGCACAATGGGGACGCTGTATTTGGACGTGACCACCAACCAAGGCGTAACCTGGACGCAATTGGCAGTGGTCTGCAGCACGAGTGTCGGCAACCAATGGAATGTGCGCAACCAAAGCCTCAATGCTTATGTTGGAAAAGTGATCCAACTGCGGTTCAGGGAAGTGATGGGCTCCGCCAACAAAGGCGATATTGCACTCGACCATCCACGCATCACGGGCACATATATGAAGGCGGATCCTGCAAATAGTGCAGATGCGATGCAAGAAATTGTACTCTACCCCAATCCAACGCAAGATCGCGTGAACATTGACTTTGTCTCCCGACAGGATCAATCTGTACAATGCCGGATTACCGACCTCACCGGCAAAGTATTGCGCACTTGGGCCGAATCCACCAACGACGGTCCCAACCATCTGGATTTCAGCACA comes from Bacteroidota bacterium and encodes:
- a CDS encoding T9SS type A sorting domain-containing protein → MASRTNRKFLLAWFFLLVGLTGRMLGQAPCASEATPDQIRYMTQTREARQNFDVATLRGAVKWVPITFHNVTRTNGTGGLNTTVIPTIISDLNRSFGPANIQFFQCGPIETINNDTYFDLTVGRSGDPYPAEDAVICGAHDVPNTLNMYFFNSFYSTYWGPGVRGLAYFPGGPERVLIETAYATNGSRTIEHEVGHFFSLYHTHQNTGHSTLGECANGSNCAIAGDEVCDTPAEPTLGLPSNTSGCTYIGSALDPCGQPYVPNMYNYMNYTSGCGSMFSAGQYNRMAWSAMYERANLACAAGTNAPCTSIVTTFPYTQGFESGNLGDWTNATNDNFDWSVVTAAPHAPTTGPTAAAVGTKFAYIEANGNTSHKIASLDMPCFDLTYISNPRVEFRYHMVGTGTGTLKLEGSSNGGASWTTLFFKEGAQASGWQTQVVDLSAYASQTTFKFRISATTTANNLGDIAIDNFRVYSQPCAFTPTISHVDLTCSYLPTGSASISGAPGGSTYNWAKGDYPTVSIGTTASISNLQPGAYQVTVTSSGCSSVHGTYIEENVFRILATQTHPTLTTSGSLNIQWQGGVLPYSSLSWTGPVSGSLGSITGNSYNLTGLPAGIYSIQMTDAIGCVNGTSESLVGITPACPCAGSIGVGTFEGFESGLGNWTNCAGFDAYDWAIGTGDMSPTGTTGPTTSTAPNAPNGAYAGNQYAYAVSNDFDPLYFAESVFSSPCLDFTGVAHPAMRFYYHNYHSSGTVDPLRVTLYNQVTGSLEMLWESDVTSSDAWREVVVDLTSAGNTNGIYEIVFSTYPLGATTNDVAIDNFELFDGGAGGFVSSVTTTPASCGNTATASVNASCSGAITYAWSHGPTTAAVTGLAGNTEYYVTVTCAGAPCARVHKVKTSVNDMIPSTNITHVVASGQTNGAVDLFVTGGKTPYTYNWTGPSGFTATTQDISNRGAGTYNVTVTDALGCTKTAIALIYDGGCPNLVNANGYDESWEADFGKWNNITGEATSHFDWTRKSGASNGTSSGPATANHGSFYLYTNSNATPSGATAHLISHCIDLTHATTATFTFDWHAYKTTSNGTMGTLYLDVTTNQGVTWTQLAVVCSTSVGNQWNVRNQSLNAYVGKVIQLRFREVMGSANKGDIALDHPRITGTYMKADPANSADAMQEIVLYPNPTQDRVNIDFVSRQDQSVQCRITDLTGKVLRTWAESTNDGPNHLDFSTRDLSDGIYFIQLEVTGQRITKRFVVLN